The Populus trichocarpa isolate Nisqually-1 chromosome 11, P.trichocarpa_v4.1, whole genome shotgun sequence genome has a segment encoding these proteins:
- the LOC7455956 gene encoding TPR repeat-containing thioredoxin TTL1 isoform X1, producing MMSHSPKPSIGGGNLDLNSLTDQLRDSLSSFEANKPDFRELDLGSPVSPLRTRGGLITTTTATATAATTTTTTTSSSSSSSGSASGAQNPLHKPNNSNHSGELSNSSESSPTAGAKKGQPGHSRSDSLTYSGQITSQSAVNSPATGNVLPTGNICPSGRILKTGMGMANRSAKADVLGSGTANYGHGSIMRGGGSAKCANLDVVNSASRNAWSVRAGSVDPEEVKRTGNEMYKKGCFGEALGLYDKAIALAPGNAAYRSNRAAALMGLGRVVEAVKECEEAVRLDPNYWRAHQRLGVLLIRLGLVESARKHLCFPGQHPDPVELQKLQLVEKHLSKCSDARKVNDWNGTLREAEASIAAGADYCPQLFMCRAEALLKLHQLEDAESCLLKVPKLEPHATCSQARFFGMLSEAYPFLVQAQIEMALGRFENAVAAAEKAGQIDSRNVEVAVLLKNVRLVARARTRGNDLFKSERFTEACSAYGEGLRLDPSNSVLYCNRAACWFKLGSWERSIDDCNQALRIQPNYTKALLRRAASNSKLERWADAVRDYEVLRRELPDDNGVAESLFHAQVALKKSRGEEVYNMKFGGEVEEVLGFEQFRAAISLPGVSVVHFKSSSNVHCKQISPFVDTLCGRYPSINFLKVDVEEHPAIANAEDVRIVPTFKIYKNGNRVKEIVCPSHDVLEHSTSLFLNPPFPFR from the exons atgatgtcgcATTCACCGAAACCCTCCATTGGAGGAGGAAACTTAGACCTCAATTCACTAACTGATCAACTCCGTGACTCACTGTCTTCATTCGAAGCCAACAAGCCTGATTTCCGTGAACTCGATCTGGGTTCACCAGTTTCACCTCTCCGAACTCGTGGTGGACTCATCACTACaaccaccgccaccgccaccgccgccaccaccaccaccaccaccacctcctccagcTCCAGTTCCTCCGGATCCGCATCCGGTGCTCAAAACCCACTTCACAAACCCAACAATAGCAACCACTCAGGCGAGTTATCAAACTCGAGTGAGAGCAGCCCCACTGCTGGTGCCAAAAAGGGTCAACCGGGTCATTCTAGATCCGACTCTTTAACTTATTCGGGTCAAATTACCAGCCAGAGTGCTGTAAACTCTCCTGCAACAGGCAATGTGTTACCTACCGGTAACATTTGTCCGTCGGGCAGGATCTTGAAGACAGGCATGGGAATGGCGAATCGGAGTGCCAAAGCGGATGTTTTAGGATCCGGGACCGCAAATTATGGTCACGGGAGCATAATGCGGGGCGGAGGGAGCGCAAAATGTGCTAACTTGGATGTTGTTAATTCGGCAAGTAGGAATGCTTGGAGTGTGCGTGCAGGGAGTGTGGATCCGGAGGAGGTGAAGAGGACTGGAAATGAGATGTATAAAAAAGGGTGTTTTGGGGAGGCGTTAGGATTGTATGACAAGGCTATTGCTTTGGCACCTGGGAATGCTGCTTATAGGAGTAACAGGGCGGCAGCGTTGATGGGATTAGGGAGAGTTGTGGAGGCGGTGAAAGAGTGCGAGGAGGCTGTTAGGTTGGATCCTAATTATTGGAGAGCACATCAGAGGTTGGGGGTTTTGTTAATTAG GTTAGGACTGGTTGAGAGTGCCCGGAAGCACCTATGCTTCCCTGGACAGCATCCAGATCCTGTCGAATTGCAGAAGTTGCAATTAGTAGAGAAACATCTTAGCAAATGTTCTGATGCACGGAAGGTTAATGATTGGAATGGTACGTTAAGGGAAGCAGAAGCTTCAATTGCTGCTGGAGCAGACTATTGCCCCCAG CTCTTTATGTGTAGAGCTGAAGCACTTTTGAAGCTCCACCAATTAGAAGATGCTGAATCATGCTTATTGAAAGTTCCAAAATTAGAACCACATGCCACCTGCTCGCAGGCTAGATTTTTTGGGATGCTTTCTGAAGCTTACCCGTTCTTGGTCCAAGCACAGATCGAGATGGCTCTAGGAAG GTTTGAGAATGCAGTTGCAGCTGCTGAGAAAGCTGGACAGATTGATTCACGAAATGTTGAAGTAGCAGTGCTGCTTAAAAATGTGCGACTAGTAGCTAGAGCTCGTACCCGCGGCAATGATCTCTTCAAATCGGAAAGGTTCACTGAAGCCTGTTCAGCATATGGGGAAGGCCTTAGGCTTGATCCTTCAAACTCTGTTCTCTATTGCAACAGGGCAGCATGTTGGTTTAAGCTTGGATCATGGGAGAGATCCATTGATGACTGCAATCAAGCTTTACGAATCCAACCTAACTACACAAAAGCCCTTCTTAGAAGAGCTGCCTCAAACAGCAAG TTAGAAAGGTGGGCTGATGCCGTGAGAGATTATGAAGTTTTGAGAAGGGAACTTCCAGATGACAATGGAGTAGCTGAATCTCTATTTCATGCTCAAGTTGCATTGAAGAAATCTCGTGGAGAAGAAGTGTATAATATGAAGTTTGGCGGTGAAGTAGAGGAAGTGTTGGGGTTTGAACAGTTCAGAGCTGCAATATCATTGCCTG GTGTTTCAGTGGTTCATTTCAAATCATCCTCTAATGTGCACTGCAAGCAGATATCTCCATTTGTGGATACATTATGTGGTCGGTATCCATCCATAAACTTTCTCAAG GTGGACGTGGAGGAACATCCAGCAATTGCAAATGCCGAGGATGTGAGGATTGTTCCAACATTCAAGATATACAAAAATGGCAACCGAGTGAAGGAGATTGTCTGCCCAAGTCATGATGTGCTGGAACATTCG ACCAGCCTGTTCTTGAATCCCCCATTCCCTTTcagatga
- the LOC7455956 gene encoding TPR repeat-containing thioredoxin TTL1 isoform X2 has protein sequence MMSHSPKPSIGGGNLDLNSLTDQLRDSLSSFEANKPDFRELDLGSPVSPLRTRGGLITTTTATATAATTTTTTTSSSSSSSGSASGAQNPLHKPNNSNHSGELSNSSESSPTAGAKKGQPGHSRSDSLTYSGQITSQSAVNSPATGNVLPTGNICPSGRILKTGMGMANRSAKADVLGSGTANYGHGSIMRGGGSAKCANLDVVNSASRNAWSVRAGSVDPEEVKRTGNEMYKKGCFGEALGLYDKAIALAPGNAAYRSNRAAALMGLGRVVEAVKECEEAVRLDPNYWRAHQRLGVLLIRLGLVESARKHLCFPGQHPDPVELQKLQLVEKHLSKCSDARKVNDWNGTLREAEASIAAGADYCPQLFMCRAEALLKLHQLEDAESCLLKVPKLEPHATCSQARFFGMLSEAYPFLVQAQIEMALGRFENAVAAAEKAGQIDSRNVEVAVLLKNVRLVARARTRGNDLFKSERFTEACSAYGEGLRLDPSNSVLYCNRAACWFKLGSWERSIDDCNQALRIQPNYTKALLRRAASNSKLERWADAVRDYEVLRRELPDDNGVAESLFHAQVALKKSRGEEVYNMKFGGEVEEVLGFEQFRAAISLPGVSVVHFKSSSNVHCKQISPFVDTLCGRYPSINFLKVDVEEHPAIANAEDVRIVPTFKIYKNGNRVKEIVCPSHDVLEHSVRHYSF, from the exons atgatgtcgcATTCACCGAAACCCTCCATTGGAGGAGGAAACTTAGACCTCAATTCACTAACTGATCAACTCCGTGACTCACTGTCTTCATTCGAAGCCAACAAGCCTGATTTCCGTGAACTCGATCTGGGTTCACCAGTTTCACCTCTCCGAACTCGTGGTGGACTCATCACTACaaccaccgccaccgccaccgccgccaccaccaccaccaccaccacctcctccagcTCCAGTTCCTCCGGATCCGCATCCGGTGCTCAAAACCCACTTCACAAACCCAACAATAGCAACCACTCAGGCGAGTTATCAAACTCGAGTGAGAGCAGCCCCACTGCTGGTGCCAAAAAGGGTCAACCGGGTCATTCTAGATCCGACTCTTTAACTTATTCGGGTCAAATTACCAGCCAGAGTGCTGTAAACTCTCCTGCAACAGGCAATGTGTTACCTACCGGTAACATTTGTCCGTCGGGCAGGATCTTGAAGACAGGCATGGGAATGGCGAATCGGAGTGCCAAAGCGGATGTTTTAGGATCCGGGACCGCAAATTATGGTCACGGGAGCATAATGCGGGGCGGAGGGAGCGCAAAATGTGCTAACTTGGATGTTGTTAATTCGGCAAGTAGGAATGCTTGGAGTGTGCGTGCAGGGAGTGTGGATCCGGAGGAGGTGAAGAGGACTGGAAATGAGATGTATAAAAAAGGGTGTTTTGGGGAGGCGTTAGGATTGTATGACAAGGCTATTGCTTTGGCACCTGGGAATGCTGCTTATAGGAGTAACAGGGCGGCAGCGTTGATGGGATTAGGGAGAGTTGTGGAGGCGGTGAAAGAGTGCGAGGAGGCTGTTAGGTTGGATCCTAATTATTGGAGAGCACATCAGAGGTTGGGGGTTTTGTTAATTAG GTTAGGACTGGTTGAGAGTGCCCGGAAGCACCTATGCTTCCCTGGACAGCATCCAGATCCTGTCGAATTGCAGAAGTTGCAATTAGTAGAGAAACATCTTAGCAAATGTTCTGATGCACGGAAGGTTAATGATTGGAATGGTACGTTAAGGGAAGCAGAAGCTTCAATTGCTGCTGGAGCAGACTATTGCCCCCAG CTCTTTATGTGTAGAGCTGAAGCACTTTTGAAGCTCCACCAATTAGAAGATGCTGAATCATGCTTATTGAAAGTTCCAAAATTAGAACCACATGCCACCTGCTCGCAGGCTAGATTTTTTGGGATGCTTTCTGAAGCTTACCCGTTCTTGGTCCAAGCACAGATCGAGATGGCTCTAGGAAG GTTTGAGAATGCAGTTGCAGCTGCTGAGAAAGCTGGACAGATTGATTCACGAAATGTTGAAGTAGCAGTGCTGCTTAAAAATGTGCGACTAGTAGCTAGAGCTCGTACCCGCGGCAATGATCTCTTCAAATCGGAAAGGTTCACTGAAGCCTGTTCAGCATATGGGGAAGGCCTTAGGCTTGATCCTTCAAACTCTGTTCTCTATTGCAACAGGGCAGCATGTTGGTTTAAGCTTGGATCATGGGAGAGATCCATTGATGACTGCAATCAAGCTTTACGAATCCAACCTAACTACACAAAAGCCCTTCTTAGAAGAGCTGCCTCAAACAGCAAG TTAGAAAGGTGGGCTGATGCCGTGAGAGATTATGAAGTTTTGAGAAGGGAACTTCCAGATGACAATGGAGTAGCTGAATCTCTATTTCATGCTCAAGTTGCATTGAAGAAATCTCGTGGAGAAGAAGTGTATAATATGAAGTTTGGCGGTGAAGTAGAGGAAGTGTTGGGGTTTGAACAGTTCAGAGCTGCAATATCATTGCCTG GTGTTTCAGTGGTTCATTTCAAATCATCCTCTAATGTGCACTGCAAGCAGATATCTCCATTTGTGGATACATTATGTGGTCGGTATCCATCCATAAACTTTCTCAAG GTGGACGTGGAGGAACATCCAGCAATTGCAAATGCCGAGGATGTGAGGATTGTTCCAACATTCAAGATATACAAAAATGGCAACCGAGTGAAGGAGATTGTCTGCCCAAGTCATGATGTGCTGGAACATTCGGTGAGGCATTACAGCTTTTAG